In Rhodothermus sp., the following proteins share a genomic window:
- the pstB gene encoding phosphate ABC transporter ATP-binding protein PstB has product MSPKMEVHNLYFWYGDKLALKDISLQILPNEVTAFIGPSGCGKSTLLRCLNRMNELIPNTRLEGTVLLDGRDIYRAMDPVVVRRRVGMVFQKPNPFPKSIYQNVAWGARINGYRGDIDELVERCLRLAALWDEVKDRLHENAYGLSGGQQQRLCIARALAVEPEVLLMDEPASALDPIATAKLEETILELKKSYTIVIVTHNMHQASRISDTTAFFYMGELIEMNRTDELFTRPREKRTEDYITGRFG; this is encoded by the coding sequence ATGTCTCCCAAGATGGAGGTACATAACCTCTACTTCTGGTATGGAGACAAGCTGGCATTGAAGGATATTTCGCTGCAGATTTTGCCTAACGAGGTGACCGCCTTTATTGGGCCCTCAGGCTGTGGCAAAAGTACGCTACTGCGTTGCCTCAATCGCATGAACGAACTCATCCCGAACACACGCCTGGAGGGGACCGTGCTGCTGGATGGTCGCGATATCTATCGCGCAATGGATCCGGTGGTGGTGCGGCGTCGGGTAGGCATGGTGTTCCAGAAGCCCAATCCGTTTCCCAAGTCGATCTACCAGAACGTGGCCTGGGGTGCTCGTATCAACGGCTACCGCGGCGACATCGATGAACTGGTCGAGCGTTGCCTGCGGCTGGCTGCCCTCTGGGATGAGGTCAAAGATCGACTGCACGAAAACGCCTATGGGCTCAGCGGAGGACAGCAACAGCGGCTCTGTATTGCTCGGGCGCTGGCCGTGGAGCCTGAGGTATTGCTGATGGACGAGCCGGCCAGTGCACTGGATCCAATCGCGACCGCAAAGCTTGAAGAGACCATCCTGGAGCTCAAAAAGTCCTACACAATCGTTATCGTTACGCATAACATGCATCAGGCCTCTCGCATTAGCGATACGACCGCGTTCTTCTACATGGGCGAGCTGATTGAGATGAACCGAACCGACGAACTTTTCACGCGTCCCCGCGAAAAACGGACAGAGGATTATATTACCGGACGATTTGGCTAA
- the phoU gene encoding phosphate signaling complex protein PhoU, translating into MVHRHIDDELLVLQRLLFEMANLVDEQMANAIDALLRRDLELAEQVRARDDEVDAYELKIDRQCERILALHHPVAAELRMIITAVKVNTDLERIGDHCKNLAKHTPHVVQAPEALAQTRIEEMADASRAMLRQVQEAFLKRDRLLARQVLAQDLQIDRLHRENFEQLVRFGQQHPEHIEAVAHLITASKALERISDHAKNIAESVVFLIEGVDIRHRKLREPQAQEGDRRT; encoded by the coding sequence ATGGTACATAGACATATTGACGACGAGCTGCTGGTATTGCAGCGGTTGCTGTTCGAAATGGCCAATCTGGTTGATGAACAGATGGCCAATGCCATTGATGCGCTACTGCGGCGCGATCTGGAGCTGGCCGAGCAGGTGCGTGCCCGGGATGATGAAGTGGATGCGTATGAGCTAAAAATCGATCGGCAGTGTGAGCGCATTCTGGCATTGCACCATCCGGTAGCGGCCGAGTTGCGCATGATCATTACGGCGGTCAAGGTGAATACCGACCTGGAACGCATCGGCGACCACTGTAAAAACCTGGCCAAGCATACGCCGCATGTGGTGCAGGCGCCCGAAGCCCTGGCCCAGACACGTATCGAAGAGATGGCCGATGCTTCGCGGGCCATGCTGCGGCAGGTGCAGGAAGCCTTCCTGAAACGAGACCGCCTGCTGGCCCGTCAGGTACTGGCGCAGGATCTGCAGATCGATCGGCTGCATCGGGAGAATTTTGAGCAGCTGGTGCGCTTTGGGCAGCAGCACCCGGAGCATATCGAAGCCGTAGCTCATCTGATTACTGCCAGTAAAGCACTGGAGCGCATTTCAGATCATGCTAAGAACATTGCCGAAAGCGTGGTCTTTCTGATTGAAGGCGTGGA